In one Massilia endophytica genomic region, the following are encoded:
- a CDS encoding methyl-accepting chemotaxis protein, giving the protein MKLKHKMALCMGSVFFLFTVALGMAITGMRNATAKFDTFIQQDQAFLGETSTLYAQGLQMGQALRNVILAPANAQGYKNLADARKAFREALPKAQALAQANTKEAEALAKIQSQHAEQAELQEKIVALAKQDQAAAIELLNAKETPLWRQIRGALLGLIKEKNAEVDKSKVELAATSQRMLVLSLAFGAGALIIGAGVAFWLTRNVTRQLGGEPDYAASIAGSIAAGDLTAQIEVDDESNTDSLMFAMRRMQDSLAKLVQQVRDGTDAITTASVEIATGNLDLSSRTEEQASSLQETAASMEELTSTVEQNTESVRHANELAEKASEVAMRGGEVVREVVGTMGSINDSAKRIVDIISVIDGIAFQTNILALNAAVEAARAGEQGRGFAVVASEVRNLAQRSAAAAKEIKSLIGDSVDKVDAGSKLVDTAGATMSEVVASVKRVTDIMAEITNAGQEQSAGIAQVNQAIAQMDHVTQQNAALVEEAAAAADSMQHQAQQLLAVVGTFKLAGGAHRGPRLAASEPASRLQPAPGKVLSLVR; this is encoded by the coding sequence GCCATCACCGGCATGCGGAACGCCACGGCAAAGTTCGACACTTTCATCCAGCAGGACCAGGCTTTCCTGGGCGAGACCAGCACGCTGTATGCGCAAGGGCTGCAGATGGGGCAGGCGCTCCGCAATGTGATCCTCGCGCCAGCCAATGCCCAGGGCTACAAGAATCTGGCGGATGCGCGCAAAGCCTTCCGCGAGGCCCTGCCGAAAGCGCAGGCGCTCGCCCAGGCGAATACCAAGGAGGCTGAGGCCCTGGCAAAGATCCAGTCGCAGCACGCCGAGCAGGCTGAGTTGCAGGAGAAGATCGTGGCGCTGGCCAAGCAGGACCAGGCCGCCGCCATCGAACTGCTGAACGCGAAGGAAACGCCGCTGTGGCGCCAGATCCGCGGCGCGCTGCTTGGCCTGATCAAGGAAAAGAACGCCGAGGTGGACAAGAGCAAGGTGGAGCTGGCGGCGACCTCCCAGCGCATGCTCGTGCTCAGCCTGGCCTTCGGCGCCGGCGCCCTGATCATCGGCGCGGGCGTGGCCTTCTGGCTCACCCGCAATGTAACGCGCCAGCTTGGCGGCGAACCGGATTACGCGGCTTCCATCGCTGGCTCCATCGCAGCGGGCGACCTCACGGCGCAGATCGAGGTGGACGACGAATCGAATACGGACAGCCTGATGTTCGCCATGCGCCGCATGCAGGACAGCCTGGCGAAGCTGGTGCAGCAGGTGCGCGACGGCACCGATGCCATCACCACCGCGTCGGTCGAAATCGCGACCGGCAATCTCGATCTCTCTTCCCGCACCGAGGAGCAGGCCAGCTCGCTGCAGGAAACCGCTGCGTCGATGGAGGAGCTCACCTCCACCGTGGAACAGAACACCGAAAGCGTCCGCCACGCCAACGAACTGGCCGAGAAGGCATCGGAGGTGGCGATGCGCGGCGGCGAGGTGGTGCGCGAAGTGGTGGGTACCATGGGTTCCATCAACGATTCGGCGAAGCGTATCGTGGACATCATCTCCGTCATCGACGGCATCGCCTTCCAGACCAATATCCTGGCGCTGAATGCGGCCGTGGAAGCGGCCCGCGCGGGCGAACAGGGACGCGGTTTTGCCGTGGTGGCCTCCGAGGTGCGCAACCTCGCGCAGCGCAGCGCGGCGGCAGCGAAGGAGATCAAGTCCCTGATCGGCGATTCGGTGGACAAGGTCGACGCGGGCAGCAAGCTTGTCGACACCGCGGGCGCCACGATGAGCGAAGTGGTGGCCAGCGTGAAGCGCGTCACGGACATCATGGCCGAAATCACCAACGCAGGCCAGGAGCAGAGCGCAGGCATCGCCCAGGTGAACCAGGCAATCGCGCAGATGGACCATGTGACGCAGCAGAACGCGGCCCTGGTCGAGGAAGCGGCAGCCGCCGCCGACTCCATGCAGCATCAGGCGCAGCAGCTGCTTGCTGTCGTTGGCACCTTCAAGCTGGCGGGCGGCGCCCACCGCGGCCCAAGGCTGGCCGCCTCCGAACCTGCGTCGCGCCTGCAGCCCGCTCCGGGCAAGGTTCTTTCCCTGGTGCGCTGA